One region of Sphingomonas adhaesiva genomic DNA includes:
- a CDS encoding nucleoside deaminase, protein MTNDDERWMREAIAIARSGGSDPASSPLGSVIVLDGRVIAGERNQTEELPDATAHAEMMAIRRACEGIGEQELRGATLYSTLQPCGMCTMASIWSKVGRVVYGAGRDDVHEMYFEARHVDTLAFIADAYRDDIVIEGGCLRDECASLYYPPDADLPQEEQANL, encoded by the coding sequence ATGACGAACGACGACGAACGCTGGATGCGCGAGGCGATCGCGATCGCCCGGTCCGGGGGCTCCGACCCCGCCTCCTCTCCGCTGGGGAGCGTGATCGTCCTCGACGGCCGCGTGATCGCGGGCGAGCGCAACCAGACCGAGGAACTGCCCGACGCCACCGCCCATGCGGAGATGATGGCGATTCGACGCGCGTGCGAGGGGATCGGCGAGCAGGAACTGCGCGGTGCGACGCTCTATTCCACGCTCCAGCCGTGCGGCATGTGCACCATGGCGTCGATCTGGTCGAAGGTCGGCCGCGTCGTCTACGGCGCCGGACGCGACGACGTGCACGAGATGTATTTCGAGGCACGCCACGTCGATACGCTCGCCTTCATCGCCGACGCCTACCGCGACGATATCGTGATCGAGGGCGGCTGCCTGCGCGACGAATGCGCGTCGCTCTATTATCCCCCCGATGCCGACCTGCCGCAGGAGGAACAGGCGAACCTCTGA
- a CDS encoding MBL fold metallo-hydrolase — MTRNRYYQGPPSDHFDGERFSNPGLPPAGNLSLGAVLKWRLSGSAARWPRSVPVDTARPDARVAGIRVTMVGHASLLVQAAGVNILTDPVWSPRVSPFRHIGPKRVTAPGIAFDDLPPIDAVVLSHGHYDHLDIDTLRRLHARDAPLMAMPLGNDTIVRQGVAGARCVAGDWWARIALAEGVTSTLTPACHWSNRWPGDARMMLWAGHWLDSPAGSVWFVGDTGYGDGRIFAQVRDRLGAPDVALIPIGAYEPRALMTAQHVDPAEAVRIFRDVGAARALGIHWGTFQLTDEPREAPRDDLAHALAADGIPAQRFVAAEVGHAYDLAPPPGTPPGTL, encoded by the coding sequence ATGACCCGCAACCGCTACTATCAGGGGCCGCCGAGCGACCATTTCGACGGCGAGCGATTCTCCAATCCCGGGCTGCCGCCCGCCGGCAACCTGTCGCTGGGCGCGGTGCTGAAGTGGCGGCTGTCGGGGAGCGCCGCGCGCTGGCCCCGGTCGGTCCCGGTCGACACGGCGCGGCCCGACGCGCGCGTCGCGGGCATCCGCGTGACCATGGTCGGCCACGCCTCGCTGCTGGTACAGGCCGCCGGCGTCAACATCCTGACCGATCCGGTCTGGTCGCCGCGTGTCAGCCCGTTCCGCCATATCGGCCCGAAGCGCGTGACCGCCCCCGGCATCGCCTTCGACGACCTGCCGCCGATCGACGCGGTGGTGCTCAGCCACGGCCATTACGACCATCTCGACATCGACACGCTGCGCCGGCTGCACGCGCGCGACGCGCCGCTGATGGCGATGCCGCTCGGCAACGACACGATCGTCCGCCAGGGGGTCGCCGGCGCGCGCTGCGTCGCGGGCGACTGGTGGGCGCGCATCGCGCTCGCCGAGGGCGTGACGTCGACGCTGACCCCCGCCTGTCACTGGTCCAACCGCTGGCCCGGCGACGCGCGGATGATGCTGTGGGCCGGGCATTGGCTCGACAGCCCCGCGGGCTCGGTCTGGTTCGTCGGCGACACCGGCTATGGCGACGGCCGCATCTTCGCGCAGGTTCGCGACCGGCTGGGCGCGCCCGATGTCGCGCTGATCCCGATCGGCGCCTACGAACCGCGCGCGCTGATGACCGCGCAGCACGTCGATCCGGCGGAGGCGGTGCGCATCTTCCGCGATGTCGGCGCGGCGCGCGCGCTCGGCATCCACTGGGGCACGTTCCAGCTGACCGACGAACCGCGCGAGGCGCCGCGCGACGACCTGGCGCATGCGCTCGCGGCGGACGGCATCCCCGCGCAACGCTTCGTCGCGGCGGAGGTCGGCCACGCCTACGACCTCGCGCCGCCGCCGGGGACCCCGCCCGGGACATTGTGA
- a CDS encoding histidine kinase famiy protein, whose translation MPDETSETSRGGPPPHLAGIVNHDMGDDQNTIFFAAVKTTRMPMIVTDPNRPDNPIVFANPAFITMTGYGWDELVGNNCRLLQGPDTDRETVAEVRRAIEQRRETSVEILNYKKNGAAFWNALFISPVYDADDRLIYFFASQLDVTRRRDAEEALRQAQKMEAVGQLTGGVAHDFNNLLTVIQGFGDIVLNNLERDDDAFDRRRAARSMRAILQAAERGATLTQQLLAFSRKQKLSGRVVNLVDLVDHLRPLIERTAGGAVTIDIRKGPATCNARIDPTQAELAIINILLNARDAMPDGGTVTIDIDNHHVAPGAPGSGEMEPGDYVAMTITDAGTGMSPEILARVTEPFFTTKDQGKGTGLGLSMVYGFMKQSGGALRLESEVGRGTTVTMLFPCENARVDAEATTAARALPDKRGTETVLVVEDQADVGDYAEAVLTEFGYDVVRADNADAALAVLDGDASIDLLFSDLIMPGGMNGVMLAREVKRRRPRIRVLLTTGYAESSIERVDARGAEFELIQKPYRRTDLATKVRQVIDGPTGVG comes from the coding sequence ATGCCCGACGAGACGAGCGAAACCTCCCGCGGCGGTCCGCCGCCGCATCTCGCCGGCATCGTCAATCACGACATGGGCGACGACCAGAACACGATCTTCTTCGCCGCGGTGAAGACGACGCGCATGCCGATGATCGTCACCGATCCCAATCGCCCCGACAATCCGATCGTCTTCGCCAACCCCGCCTTCATCACGATGACCGGCTATGGCTGGGACGAGCTCGTCGGGAACAACTGCCGCCTGTTGCAGGGCCCCGATACCGACCGCGAAACCGTCGCGGAGGTACGCCGCGCGATCGAGCAGCGCCGCGAAACCTCGGTCGAGATCCTCAATTACAAGAAGAACGGCGCCGCCTTCTGGAACGCGCTGTTCATCTCGCCGGTCTACGACGCCGACGACCGGCTGATCTATTTCTTCGCCTCGCAGCTCGACGTGACGCGGCGCCGCGATGCGGAGGAGGCACTGCGCCAGGCGCAGAAGATGGAGGCCGTCGGCCAGCTGACCGGCGGGGTGGCGCACGATTTCAACAATCTGCTCACCGTCATCCAGGGGTTCGGGGACATCGTCCTCAACAATCTGGAACGGGACGACGACGCCTTCGACCGCCGCCGCGCGGCGCGCTCGATGCGCGCGATCCTCCAGGCCGCGGAGCGCGGCGCCACGCTGACGCAGCAGCTGCTCGCCTTCTCGCGCAAGCAGAAGCTGTCGGGCCGCGTCGTCAATCTGGTCGACCTGGTCGATCATCTGCGCCCGCTGATCGAGCGGACCGCGGGCGGCGCGGTGACGATCGACATCCGCAAGGGGCCGGCCACCTGCAATGCGCGGATCGACCCGACGCAGGCGGAACTGGCGATCATCAACATCCTGCTCAACGCACGCGACGCGATGCCCGACGGCGGGACGGTGACGATCGATATCGACAACCACCATGTCGCGCCGGGTGCCCCCGGTTCGGGCGAGATGGAGCCCGGCGACTATGTCGCGATGACCATCACCGACGCCGGGACCGGCATGTCGCCCGAAATCCTGGCGCGCGTGACGGAGCCGTTCTTCACCACGAAGGATCAGGGCAAGGGCACCGGGCTCGGGCTGTCGATGGTCTATGGCTTCATGAAGCAGTCGGGCGGCGCGCTGCGGCTGGAATCGGAGGTCGGGCGCGGCACGACCGTGACCATGCTGTTCCCGTGCGAGAATGCGCGCGTCGACGCCGAGGCGACCACCGCCGCGCGCGCGCTCCCCGACAAGCGCGGGACCGAGACGGTGCTGGTGGTCGAGGATCAGGCCGACGTCGGCGATTATGCCGAGGCGGTGCTGACCGAATTCGGCTATGACGTGGTGCGCGCCGACAACGCCGATGCCGCGCTGGCGGTGCTCGACGGCGACGCCTCGATCGACCTGCTGTTCAGCGACCTCATCATGCCCGGCGGCATGAACGGCGTCATGCTGGCGCGCGAGGTGAAGCGGCGGCGGCCGCGCATCCGCGTGCTGCTGACCACCGGCTATGCCGAAAGCTCGATCGAGCGCGTCGACGCGCGCGGCGCGGAGTTCGAGCTGATCCAGAAACCGTACCGCCGCACCGACCTCGCCACCAAGGTGCGACAGGTGATCGACGGGCCGACCGGCGTCGGCTGA
- a CDS encoding glycoside hydrolase family 16 protein, with product MLSLLAAQAIAASAPRTIVPKHAATFSENFVTWDAGPDASATSWPLHRWRTIEKSGSTTMFGNATQPVDTAFRRTAHYLAVTAIKGADGKWRSGYASTKFSFSQLRGYFEFDANVPVCTKGAWPALWMIPAEASFVWPQHGEIDVLEAVGDGRIYQTFHSIAAPGGGVSRNTRVPCQRGWHTYGVLWRKDTLSFYIDRKLTHSARTPSDYTRPMYLIFNLAMGGSWAGKPGVTREQMLVRRVTVWPEQ from the coding sequence ATGCTTTCACTACTGGCGGCGCAGGCGATCGCTGCGTCGGCACCCAGGACGATCGTGCCGAAACATGCCGCGACGTTCAGCGAGAATTTCGTGACATGGGACGCGGGCCCGGATGCGTCCGCCACATCCTGGCCGCTGCACCGCTGGCGCACGATCGAGAAGAGCGGGTCGACGACGATGTTCGGCAATGCCACCCAGCCGGTCGACACCGCCTTCCGCCGCACGGCGCATTATCTCGCGGTCACCGCGATCAAGGGCGCGGACGGCAAGTGGCGCAGCGGGTACGCCTCCACCAAGTTCAGCTTCAGCCAGTTGCGCGGCTATTTCGAGTTCGACGCCAACGTGCCCGTCTGCACGAAGGGCGCCTGGCCGGCCCTGTGGATGATCCCGGCGGAGGCGTCGTTCGTCTGGCCGCAACATGGCGAGATCGACGTTCTGGAGGCGGTCGGCGACGGCAGGATCTACCAGACGTTTCACAGCATCGCGGCCCCCGGCGGCGGCGTCAGCCGCAACACGCGCGTGCCGTGCCAGCGCGGCTGGCATACCTATGGCGTGTTGTGGCGCAAGGACACGCTCAGCTTCTACATCGATCGCAAGCTGACGCATTCGGCGCGCACCCCGTCCGACTATACGCGGCCGATGTACCTGATCTTCAACCTGGCGATGGGCGGCAGCTGGGCGGGCAAGCCCGGTGTCACGCGCGAACAGATGCTCGTCCGACGCGTGACGGTGTGGCCGGAGCAATAA
- a CDS encoding AraC family transcriptional regulator — protein sequence MPTNETIIAKTIGRAPDRSVNIGAWQFARWRQFIGSYELPALVDPVFVVHVGGKPDTRLWQADHWSSERSVPGCATIVPADVSTGWRIDGELDVVTVSVPLAELRRASAVEQFQAMRFAFADPLGIALTRQILGELYAAPTNEREAYISTLLDALRAHTLRGSMGPTEAPIPSADASAYRIHQIMNEILARPEAEHSLEALARQAELTPSHFCRVFKKATGTTPHQYVMKARLDRAQELLGGSDLPIAAIADQLGFTSQSHFTRAFRQYAGQTPSGWRQTIQ from the coding sequence ATGCCGACCAACGAGACGATCATCGCCAAGACGATCGGGCGCGCCCCCGATCGCAGCGTGAACATCGGCGCGTGGCAGTTCGCGCGCTGGCGCCAGTTCATCGGCAGCTACGAGCTGCCCGCGCTGGTCGATCCCGTTTTCGTCGTCCATGTCGGCGGAAAGCCCGATACCCGGCTGTGGCAGGCCGATCACTGGAGCAGCGAGCGCTCGGTGCCCGGCTGCGCCACGATCGTGCCGGCCGATGTCAGCACCGGCTGGCGGATCGACGGCGAGCTCGACGTGGTCACCGTTTCCGTGCCGCTGGCCGAGCTGCGCCGGGCGAGTGCGGTCGAGCAGTTCCAGGCGATGCGCTTCGCCTTCGCCGACCCGCTGGGCATCGCGCTCACGCGGCAGATTCTGGGCGAGCTTTACGCCGCCCCGACGAACGAACGCGAGGCCTATATCAGTACCCTGCTCGACGCGCTGCGCGCGCACACGTTACGCGGCAGCATGGGCCCGACCGAGGCGCCGATCCCCAGCGCGGACGCGTCGGCCTATCGCATCCATCAGATCATGAACGAGATTCTGGCGCGTCCGGAGGCGGAACACAGCCTGGAGGCGCTCGCGCGGCAGGCCGAACTGACGCCGTCGCACTTCTGCCGCGTGTTCAAGAAGGCGACCGGCACCACCCCGCACCAATATGTCATGAAGGCGCGGCTCGACCGTGCGCAGGAACTGCTCGGCGGGTCGGACTTGCCGATCGCCGCGATCGCCGACCAGCTGGGGTTCACCAGCCAGAGCCATTTCACCCGCGCCTTCCGCCAATATGCCGGCCAGACCCCGAGCGGCTGGCGCCAGACGATCCAGTAG
- a CDS encoding NAD(P)-dependent alcohol dehydrogenase, which produces MQTTAAVARQPQGDFSIETVEVEAPRAGEVQVRIAGVGLCHTDLIFRDQFAPYPLPAVLGHEGAGTIAAVGEGVEGLAVGDRVVLGFSSCGHCERCAEHLPSYCRDFPPLNYAGMRLEDGSKAFAGQDKDGGDEAISSHFFGQSSFAADTIVRARNVVKVTDDDAPLDILGPLGCGFQTGAGGVMRSLACHAGSSIAIVGGGPVGLAAVMGAALRECATIILVEPVAARRDLAMELGATHVIDPAAGDVTDAIRAILPGGTDFAFDTSGRVPAIEAALAALAPRGMLGLVGVPHRADEALSINIAGMITYGQRVIGIMEGDSDPQTFIPELIAAHRAGRFPFDRLVTTFPLADINAAIAAQARGDCVKVVLVP; this is translated from the coding sequence ATGCAGACCACCGCCGCCGTCGCCCGCCAGCCGCAGGGCGACTTTTCGATCGAGACGGTGGAGGTGGAGGCGCCCCGCGCGGGTGAGGTGCAGGTGCGGATCGCGGGCGTCGGGCTGTGCCACACCGATCTCATCTTCCGCGACCAGTTCGCGCCCTACCCCCTCCCCGCGGTGCTGGGCCACGAGGGCGCGGGCACGATCGCGGCGGTCGGCGAGGGGGTCGAGGGGCTGGCGGTCGGCGACCGCGTCGTGCTCGGCTTCTCCAGCTGCGGCCATTGCGAGCGCTGTGCCGAGCATCTGCCCAGCTATTGCCGCGACTTCCCCCCGCTCAACTATGCCGGGATGCGGCTGGAGGACGGGTCGAAGGCATTTGCCGGCCAGGACAAGGATGGCGGCGATGAGGCGATCTCGTCGCACTTCTTCGGCCAGTCCAGCTTCGCCGCCGACACCATCGTGCGGGCGCGCAACGTCGTGAAGGTGACCGACGACGACGCCCCGCTCGACATCCTCGGCCCGCTCGGCTGCGGGTTCCAGACCGGCGCGGGCGGCGTGATGCGCTCGCTGGCGTGTCATGCCGGTTCGTCGATCGCAATCGTCGGGGGTGGCCCGGTCGGCCTGGCCGCCGTCATGGGCGCGGCGCTGCGCGAATGCGCGACGATCATCCTGGTCGAGCCGGTCGCGGCCCGCCGCGACCTCGCGATGGAACTGGGCGCGACCCATGTGATCGATCCCGCCGCGGGCGACGTGACCGACGCGATCCGCGCGATCCTGCCCGGCGGCACCGATTTCGCGTTCGACACCAGCGGCCGCGTCCCCGCGATCGAGGCCGCGCTGGCCGCGCTCGCCCCGCGCGGGATGCTGGGGCTGGTCGGCGTACCCCACCGCGCGGACGAGGCGCTGTCGATCAACATCGCGGGCATGATTACCTATGGCCAGCGCGTCATCGGCATCATGGAGGGCGACAGCGATCCGCAGACCTTCATCCCCGAGCTGATCGCCGCCCACCGCGCCGGCCGCTTCCCCTTCGACCGGCTGGTGACGACCTTCCCGCTGGCGGACATCAACGCAGCGATCGCGGCACAGGCGCGCGGCGATTGCGTGAAGGTCGTGCTGGTTCCTTGA
- a CDS encoding cytochrome P450 — translation MTVDLKDPALYEAGVPWDTFAALRRDDPVHWNPESDGAGFWAVTRHADIVEVSRQPQLFSSAHENGGHRIFNENEVGLTGAGESAIGIPFISRDPPIHTRYRRFVMPALSPVRLDGIEARIRERVAALIADIPPGEPIDLVPALSAPLPLMTLAELLGVSIDLWPKLYDWTNAFVGEDDPEFRQSPEAMAATLGEFFAFAQGLFEARRAEPSGDIASLLANAEIDGVPVPFGDFVGNLILVLVGGNETTRNSLSHGVAAFAAHPDQWNAIRADRDLLKTAAPEIVRYASPVMHMRRTATQDTTIGGRPVAKGDKVVLWYIAANRDEAVFPDADRFDVRRRGAQHVGFGAGQHVCVGSRLAEMQLRIAFDMLAERVTSFAVQAPPRRFRSNFINGLKNLDVILRPA, via the coding sequence ATGACCGTCGATCTGAAGGACCCCGCGCTCTACGAGGCCGGGGTCCCGTGGGACACGTTCGCCGCGCTGCGCCGCGACGATCCGGTCCATTGGAACCCGGAGAGCGACGGCGCGGGCTTCTGGGCGGTGACGCGCCACGCCGACATCGTCGAGGTATCGCGCCAGCCGCAGCTGTTTTCCTCCGCGCACGAGAACGGCGGCCACCGCATCTTCAACGAGAACGAGGTCGGGCTGACCGGCGCGGGCGAGTCCGCGATCGGCATCCCCTTCATCTCGCGCGATCCGCCGATCCACACCCGCTACCGCAGGTTCGTCATGCCCGCGCTGTCCCCGGTGCGGCTCGACGGGATCGAGGCGCGCATCCGCGAGCGCGTCGCCGCGCTGATCGCCGACATCCCGCCGGGCGAGCCGATCGACCTCGTCCCGGCGCTATCGGCGCCCCTGCCGCTGATGACGCTGGCGGAGCTGCTCGGCGTCTCGATCGACCTGTGGCCGAAGCTGTACGACTGGACCAACGCCTTCGTCGGGGAGGACGATCCCGAATTCCGCCAGAGCCCGGAGGCGATGGCGGCGACGCTGGGCGAGTTCTTCGCCTTTGCGCAAGGGCTGTTCGAGGCGCGCCGCGCCGAGCCCAGCGGCGACATCGCCTCGCTCCTCGCCAATGCCGAGATCGACGGCGTGCCCGTGCCGTTCGGCGATTTCGTCGGCAACCTGATCCTGGTGCTGGTCGGCGGCAACGAGACGACGCGCAATTCGCTCAGCCACGGGGTCGCCGCCTTCGCCGCGCATCCCGACCAATGGAATGCGATCCGCGCCGACCGCGACCTGTTGAAGACCGCCGCTCCCGAGATCGTCCGCTATGCCAGCCCCGTCATGCACATGCGCCGCACCGCGACGCAGGACACGACCATCGGCGGGCGTCCCGTGGCGAAGGGCGACAAGGTCGTGCTGTGGTATATCGCCGCCAATCGCGACGAGGCGGTCTTCCCCGATGCCGACCGCTTCGACGTGCGGCGACGGGGGGCGCAGCATGTCGGCTTCGGCGCCGGCCAGCACGTCTGCGTCGGCTCGCGGCTGGCGGAGATGCAGCTGCGCATCGCCTTCGACATGCTGGCCGAGCGTGTTACATCCTTCGCGGTGCAAGCGCCGCCGCGACGCTTCCGGTCGAACTTCATCAACGGCCTGAAGAACCTCGACGTCATCCTGCGGCCTGCATGA
- a CDS encoding TonB-dependent receptor, translating into MSARITAVLLAGVSFACPAVAHAQSADPLPATAPSPDTSAAPVTATAAPQETGVAGDGDGDIVVTAQRREQSVLSVPIAVSAIAGNTLATKGINNSANLAAAVPNLQISSPYGNTQPNFSLRGISVANEYNSNQASPVGVYIDDIYLASRTAHGMGLFDLERVEVLRGPQGTLFGRNTTGGAINFITKAPALNGNSGYAEGGYGNFDTYTAQAAIETTMVENQLGLRISGNYAQGDGQIDNVFPGGRDANSQNTLQGRAVLRIRPGDGPLDIRLKVYGGRDRGTQAAVHGLQPFRTGLGFFQTNENRIGLNRTEAYGASATIAYELSPTLTFTSITSRDGGAQNLQQAADGSPLDVLDINWRSNFQQFSEEARVNYAGDRLKLVAGGFYGWDQVTTDNTFNIGQALGPGVNGGFFQHYRQTRRSYAVFAQGDYDLTEKLVLTLGARYTWDRSRYSDGYAYLFAGDVGGAQTPLATTVPCAGVPGTCPYDPAARFALDGRNNALTGRVSLAYTFDGGTLVYASYNRGYRSGAFNGGGYTSSAGINYIAPERVNAYEVGVKGRYFDNALTLTAAGFYYDYSNQQVQDTRPGPVSFLVNAPKAEVYGAEGEARLRVSPAITLTAAAGYLHAQYKELTLQNTVLNGNDLPFAPRFTAQGGVDLTLFRNGTDGLTVSPSVAYFLRQYFSPFNTVNAVGTAQQNSELQQEGYAKVNLTAALTTGRITFKAFANNLFNARTYAYGLDLRGAGFPYNFLVPSTPRTYGGSIRVAF; encoded by the coding sequence ATGAGCGCCAGGATCACCGCCGTCCTGCTGGCAGGGGTATCGTTTGCATGTCCTGCGGTCGCGCATGCCCAGTCCGCGGACCCGCTCCCCGCCACGGCCCCCTCCCCCGACACCTCCGCCGCCCCCGTCACCGCGACCGCCGCGCCGCAGGAGACGGGCGTGGCCGGCGATGGCGACGGCGACATCGTCGTCACCGCGCAGCGCCGCGAGCAATCGGTGCTGTCGGTGCCGATCGCCGTCTCCGCGATCGCGGGGAACACGCTCGCGACGAAGGGTATCAACAACTCGGCGAACCTCGCCGCGGCGGTGCCCAACCTCCAGATCAGCAGCCCCTACGGCAACACCCAGCCCAACTTCTCGCTGCGCGGCATCTCCGTCGCCAACGAATACAATTCGAACCAGGCCTCGCCGGTGGGCGTCTATATCGACGACATCTACCTCGCCAGCCGTACCGCGCACGGCATGGGGCTGTTCGATCTGGAGCGGGTCGAGGTGCTGCGCGGACCGCAGGGGACGCTCTTCGGCCGCAACACCACCGGCGGCGCGATCAACTTCATCACCAAGGCGCCCGCGCTGAACGGCAACAGCGGCTATGCCGAGGGCGGCTACGGCAATTTCGACACCTATACCGCGCAGGCCGCGATCGAGACGACGATGGTCGAGAACCAGCTCGGCCTGCGCATCTCGGGCAATTACGCGCAGGGCGACGGGCAGATCGACAACGTCTTCCCCGGCGGCCGCGACGCCAATTCGCAGAACACGCTTCAGGGCCGCGCCGTGCTGCGCATCCGCCCGGGCGACGGCCCGCTCGACATCAGGCTGAAGGTCTATGGCGGGCGCGACCGCGGCACGCAGGCGGCGGTCCACGGGCTCCAGCCGTTCCGCACCGGGCTCGGCTTCTTCCAGACCAATGAGAACCGCATCGGCCTGAACCGGACCGAGGCGTACGGCGCCTCCGCGACCATCGCCTACGAGCTGTCGCCGACGCTCACCTTCACCTCGATCACCTCGCGCGACGGCGGCGCGCAGAACCTGCAACAGGCCGCCGACGGCTCGCCGCTCGACGTGCTCGACATCAACTGGCGCTCGAATTTCCAGCAGTTCAGCGAGGAGGCGCGCGTCAACTATGCGGGCGACCGGCTGAAGCTGGTCGCGGGCGGCTTCTACGGCTGGGACCAGGTCACCACCGACAACACCTTCAACATCGGGCAGGCGCTCGGGCCTGGCGTCAACGGCGGCTTCTTCCAGCATTACCGCCAGACACGCCGTTCGTATGCGGTCTTCGCGCAGGGCGACTACGACCTGACCGAGAAGCTCGTCCTCACGCTGGGCGCGCGCTACACCTGGGATCGCAGTCGTTACAGCGACGGCTATGCCTATCTCTTCGCCGGCGATGTCGGCGGCGCGCAGACGCCGCTCGCCACCACCGTGCCGTGCGCGGGCGTGCCCGGCACCTGCCCCTACGATCCGGCCGCGCGCTTCGCGCTCGACGGCCGCAACAACGCGCTGACCGGGCGCGTCTCGCTCGCCTATACGTTCGACGGCGGGACATTGGTCTATGCGAGCTACAATCGCGGCTATCGCTCGGGCGCGTTCAACGGCGGCGGCTACACCTCGTCGGCGGGGATCAACTATATCGCGCCGGAACGGGTCAACGCCTATGAGGTCGGCGTGAAGGGGCGCTATTTCGACAATGCGCTGACGCTGACCGCCGCCGGCTTCTACTACGATTACAGCAACCAGCAGGTGCAGGACACGCGCCCCGGCCCGGTGTCGTTCCTGGTCAACGCACCCAAGGCGGAGGTGTACGGCGCCGAGGGTGAGGCGCGGCTGCGCGTGTCGCCCGCCATCACGCTGACCGCGGCGGCCGGCTATCTGCATGCCCAGTACAAGGAGCTGACGCTCCAGAACACGGTGCTCAACGGCAACGATTTGCCCTTCGCCCCCCGCTTCACCGCGCAGGGCGGGGTCGACCTGACGCTGTTCAGGAACGGCACCGACGGGCTGACGGTATCGCCCAGCGTCGCCTATTTCTTGCGCCAGTATTTCTCGCCCTTCAACACCGTCAACGCCGTCGGCACCGCGCAGCAGAACAGCGAACTGCAGCAGGAGGGCTATGCGAAGGTCAACCTGACCGCCGCGCTGACGACCGGGCGGATCACGTTCAAGGCGTTCGCCAACAACCTCTTCAACGCGCGCACCTACGCTTACGGCCTCGACCTGCGCGGCGCGGGCTTCCCGTACAACTTCCTCGTCCCCTCGACGCCGCGCACCTATGGCGGTTCGATCCGGGTGGCGTTCTGA
- a CDS encoding ABC1 kinase family protein, whose product MTDDTHRHRPVPSGRLARIGGFGRLAGGVAGGMLAEGARRLAAGERPRVSDLVLTPANATRVADRLSHLRGAAMKLGQMISMDAGDLLPAELSAILARLRDQAYRMPPRQLDGVLRAEWGADWRRRFRHFEASPIAAASIGQVHRATLPDGRQLAIKVQYPGVADSIGSDVDNVATLLRVSGLLPPGLDLAPLLGEAKRQLAEEADYVREGGQMRRYRERLAGDPRYVVPALEEALTTRRVLAMDFLPGQPIEALADAPQDARDTAMTSLVTLVLRELFDFGMMQTDPNFANYRWQPDTGALVLLDFGAARDVPADTAAAYRRLIEAGLDRDRDRIREVAVETGFVGAAAATAHRAAIDRIIAAIDDALNRPGPFDFGDRAFVPVVREEAQPMIADRATWHVPHVETLFVQRKVSGTALLAARLKARVDVRGLAAAAIGRDAPA is encoded by the coding sequence ATGACCGACGACACTCACCGCCACCGCCCCGTCCCCAGCGGTCGCCTCGCGCGCATCGGCGGCTTCGGGCGGCTCGCCGGCGGGGTGGCGGGCGGGATGCTGGCGGAGGGCGCGCGCCGTCTCGCCGCGGGGGAGCGCCCGCGGGTCAGCGATCTCGTCCTCACCCCGGCCAACGCCACGCGCGTCGCCGACCGGCTCTCGCACCTGCGCGGCGCCGCGATGAAGCTGGGGCAGATGATCTCGATGGACGCGGGCGACCTGCTGCCCGCGGAGCTGTCGGCGATCCTCGCACGGCTGCGCGACCAGGCCTATCGCATGCCGCCGCGGCAGCTCGATGGCGTACTGCGCGCCGAATGGGGTGCGGACTGGCGCCGCCGCTTCCGGCATTTCGAGGCGTCGCCGATCGCCGCCGCGTCGATCGGTCAGGTCCACCGCGCCACGCTGCCCGACGGGCGGCAGCTGGCGATCAAGGTGCAATATCCCGGCGTCGCCGACAGCATCGGCTCCGACGTCGACAATGTCGCGACGCTGCTGCGCGTCTCGGGCCTGCTGCCGCCCGGGCTCGATCTCGCGCCGCTGCTGGGCGAGGCCAAGCGCCAGCTCGCGGAGGAGGCCGATTATGTGCGCGAGGGCGGGCAGATGCGCCGTTACCGCGAGCGGCTGGCGGGCGATCCCCGCTATGTCGTGCCCGCGCTGGAGGAAGCGCTGACCACCCGCCGCGTGCTGGCCATGGACTTCCTCCCCGGCCAGCCGATCGAGGCGCTCGCCGACGCACCGCAGGACGCGCGCGACACCGCGATGACATCGCTCGTCACGCTGGTGCTGCGCGAGCTGTTCGACTTCGGGATGATGCAGACCGATCCCAATTTCGCCAATTACCGCTGGCAGCCGGACACCGGCGCGCTGGTCCTGCTCGATTTCGGTGCCGCGCGCGACGTACCCGCCGACACCGCCGCCGCCTATCGCCGCCTGATCGAGGCGGGGCTCGACCGCGACCGCGACCGCATCCGCGAGGTCGCGGTGGAGACCGGCTTCGTCGGCGCCGCCGCCGCCACCGCGCACCGCGCCGCGATCGACCGCATCATCGCCGCGATCGACGACGCGCTCAACCGCCCCGGTCCGTTCGACTTCGGCGACCGCGCCTTCGTGCCGGTGGTGCGCGAGGAAGCGCAGCCGATGATCGCCGATCGCGCCACGTGGCACGTGCCCCATGTCGAGACCCTGTTCGTCCAGCGCAAGGTGAGCGGCACCGCGCTGCTCGCCGCGCGGCTGAAGGCGCGCGTCGACGTCCGCGGGCTTGCCGCCGCGGCGATCGGGCGCGACGCTCCGGCATGA